Proteins encoded together in one Myxococcus stipitatus window:
- a CDS encoding MASE1 domain-containing protein has translation MPLSLRRAGWERAVLLAVAFEVLKVVSSHFVFPPLSSAILWLPAGLTLAFFLRSPTRMWPALLLAVFLTDLVSVGSQGFPWEVATVWSVGNALRTLLGATLMRRWLGSSMRFHRVRDVLGLLVFGALVAALPSATLGALAAKVWLDSTPSFAHEWEVWWLSDVLGTLLVAPLVLTWWPVEGRSPRPRRSLELWGLLVLVALVGFVIFRTDDGPGSAALTTTLPYAAFPLVLVAALRLGGRGATSASAVMSAMAVEFTRLGHGPFGVLQVPEAERVLSMQVFMAVLGLSALTVSAVVAERRRAEAAQRVLARAGEVLAESPDWSVTLPHVTELLVPEFASGAAIWLTRRDGVLERVAASGWGPSSERGLRGHFPPVPEGTRVWRGSAGSGVLAPMRMRGRVVGALALTMSEEGRVAGLPDEVLAEDLSRRCSMALENAELLDEARAAVAVREDFIAVAAHELRTPLATLTLRIQAMLARSRDVERDGNMDAILRQVRRLTRLVENVLDVGVFKSGELELRRERVDMVSLVRGVVARHLPEAARVGTQLELSTSTRPIIGWLDVGRVDQALSNLLANALKFGAGSEVDVSLSQVGTRARLSVRDRGIGIPPEAMDRIFAPFERAVSVHEYGGLGLGLYLVRRIVEAHGGAIHVEDGDSVGATFVLELPVEPRVSRTEALSPPHAGT, from the coding sequence ATGCCACTCTCGTTGAGGCGGGCCGGCTGGGAGCGCGCGGTGCTGCTGGCGGTGGCCTTCGAGGTGCTGAAGGTCGTCAGCTCGCACTTCGTGTTCCCGCCGCTGAGCAGCGCCATCCTCTGGCTGCCGGCGGGGCTGACCCTGGCCTTCTTCCTGCGCTCGCCCACGCGGATGTGGCCCGCGCTGCTGTTGGCGGTGTTCCTCACGGACCTGGTCTCCGTGGGGTCGCAGGGGTTCCCCTGGGAGGTGGCGACGGTCTGGTCGGTGGGCAACGCGCTGCGCACGCTGCTGGGCGCGACCCTGATGCGGCGTTGGCTGGGGTCCTCGATGCGCTTCCATCGTGTGCGGGACGTCCTGGGGCTGCTCGTGTTCGGGGCGTTGGTGGCCGCGCTGCCGAGCGCCACGCTGGGGGCGCTCGCCGCGAAGGTGTGGCTGGACTCCACGCCCTCGTTCGCGCACGAGTGGGAGGTGTGGTGGCTGAGCGACGTGCTGGGCACGTTGCTGGTGGCGCCGCTGGTGCTGACGTGGTGGCCGGTGGAGGGACGGTCCCCGAGGCCCCGGAGGTCGCTGGAGCTGTGGGGGCTCCTGGTGCTGGTGGCGCTCGTGGGCTTCGTCATCTTCCGCACCGACGATGGGCCGGGCTCCGCGGCCCTCACCACCACGCTGCCCTACGCGGCCTTCCCGTTGGTCCTCGTCGCGGCCTTGAGGCTGGGTGGACGCGGCGCGACGAGCGCGTCGGCGGTGATGAGCGCGATGGCGGTGGAGTTCACCCGGCTGGGGCATGGGCCCTTCGGTGTGTTGCAGGTGCCGGAGGCGGAGCGGGTGTTGTCCATGCAGGTGTTCATGGCGGTGCTCGGCCTGTCGGCGCTGACGGTGTCCGCGGTGGTGGCGGAGCGGCGGCGCGCGGAGGCGGCGCAGCGGGTGCTGGCCCGCGCGGGCGAGGTGCTCGCCGAGAGTCCGGACTGGAGCGTCACGCTCCCCCACGTGACGGAGCTGCTCGTGCCGGAGTTCGCGTCGGGCGCCGCCATCTGGCTCACGCGGAGGGATGGCGTGCTGGAGCGCGTGGCCGCGTCGGGTTGGGGCCCGTCGAGTGAGCGGGGCCTGCGCGGACACTTTCCGCCGGTGCCGGAGGGCACGAGGGTCTGGCGTGGGTCCGCGGGCTCCGGGGTGCTCGCGCCGATGCGGATGCGCGGACGGGTGGTGGGCGCGCTGGCGTTGACGATGTCCGAGGAGGGGCGGGTCGCGGGGCTCCCAGACGAGGTCCTGGCGGAGGACCTGTCGAGGCGCTGCTCGATGGCGCTGGAGAACGCGGAGCTCCTGGACGAGGCGCGCGCGGCGGTGGCGGTGCGCGAGGACTTCATCGCCGTGGCGGCGCACGAGCTGCGCACCCCGCTGGCCACCCTCACCCTGCGCATCCAGGCGATGTTGGCCCGCTCACGGGACGTCGAGCGTGACGGGAACATGGACGCCATCCTCCGGCAGGTGCGGCGGCTGACGCGCCTGGTGGAGAACGTGCTGGACGTCGGCGTCTTCAAGTCCGGAGAGCTGGAGCTGCGCCGCGAGCGGGTGGACATGGTCTCGCTCGTGCGGGGCGTCGTCGCCCGGCATCTGCCGGAGGCGGCGCGTGTCGGCACTCAGCTGGAGCTGTCGACGTCGACGCGGCCCATCATCGGCTGGCTGGACGTGGGGCGCGTGGACCAGGCGCTGTCCAACCTGCTGGCGAACGCCCTCAAGTTCGGCGCGGGCTCGGAGGTGGACGTGTCGCTGAGCCAGGTGGGGACCCGCGCCCGGCTGAGCGTGAGGGACCGGGGCATCGGCATCCCTCCGGAGGCGATGGACCGCATCTTCGCTCCGTTCGAGCGCGCCGTGTCCGTCCACGAGTACGGTGGACTGGGGCTGGGCTTGTACCTGGTCCGGCGCATCGTGGAGGCCCATGGCGGGGCGATCCACGTCGAGGACGGGGACTCCGTGGGGGCCACGTTCGTGCTGGAGCTGCCCGTGGAGCCCCGGGTGTCGCGCACGGAGGCGCTGTCGCCACCCCACGCCGGGACGTGA
- a CDS encoding M1 family metallopeptidase → MAHTTEDKNFRLPPTVRPSRYAATLTLDLDAKSFSGQQTVDVEVTEPTREIVLHAIALTLGEVTFRAGGDTRKPASIQPVAVSETVVLRFDAPLPVGKAALDVAWRGAFTEGLRGLYLAGKVAATQFEAADARRVFPSFDEPSFKAKWSLSVRVPQGLTVLGNGPVVKEEQDGAHVKVTFQETEVLSSYLIALVVGPLVGTPAERVGDIPVRTWALPEKAHLTRFGQDVALAVLPRLQDYFGLPYAFTKVDQVGIPDFEAGAMENAGLITYREVALLLDPATAPLSVQKRVAEVVTHELAHQWFGNWVTMVWWDDLWLNEAFATWMAFKIVDQWRPEWRMWLDFDSHRASALHLDALKSTHPIHGAVHNAGEAGESFDAITYEKGGAVLRMIEGFLGEGPFREGIRLYMRKHARANAVKEDLWNALGEAAKQPVEELATAWVGQSGFPLVSAKVDGRELSLSQQRFYSEPGVGSAEKWPVPMVLRYEDASGVHEQRVLLREPKATVKLEGSGEVKWLCANAGSTGFYRVAYDTPALQKLAANLQALAPSERISLLADQWALVRAGKASVADLLDLAARFGDEEDDSVLDELVGRLGYVEGRLVEGEDQARLRAWVEKLLGPGLKKLGWQAAAGETDRVKLRRAALVRAVGGLARSREALAEAKPRVARMLQGERDALEPNLLDAAVGMVARAGDAALFDTILQKVPREPDPATQRRYLMALTAFEEPALAQRAQGLLFSDTVKTQDVASFVSGLMANRTGRDAWWARMREQWKDVVARTGGAPMLLRRIVEAMGLLRTREQLDQMKALLQGHPIPEAQQATAQTLERLAQDVALRERCGPEVSAWLKKQP, encoded by the coding sequence ATGGCGCACACGACCGAAGACAAGAACTTCCGGCTCCCCCCCACCGTTCGCCCCAGCCGCTACGCGGCGACGCTGACCCTGGACCTGGACGCGAAGTCCTTCTCCGGGCAGCAGACCGTCGACGTGGAGGTGACCGAGCCCACGCGGGAGATCGTCCTCCACGCCATCGCGCTCACGCTCGGCGAGGTGACGTTCCGCGCGGGCGGCGACACGCGCAAGCCGGCCTCCATCCAGCCCGTCGCCGTGAGCGAGACGGTGGTGCTGCGCTTCGACGCGCCGCTGCCGGTGGGCAAGGCCGCCCTGGACGTGGCGTGGAGGGGCGCCTTCACGGAGGGCCTGCGCGGCCTGTACCTGGCCGGCAAGGTGGCCGCCACCCAGTTCGAGGCCGCCGACGCGCGCCGCGTCTTCCCGTCCTTCGACGAGCCGTCCTTCAAGGCGAAGTGGTCGCTGTCCGTGCGCGTGCCCCAGGGGCTCACCGTGCTGGGCAACGGCCCGGTGGTGAAGGAGGAGCAGGACGGCGCCCACGTGAAGGTGACGTTCCAGGAGACGGAGGTGCTCAGCAGCTACCTCATCGCCCTGGTGGTGGGCCCGCTGGTGGGCACGCCCGCCGAGCGCGTGGGCGACATCCCCGTGCGCACCTGGGCCCTGCCGGAGAAGGCGCACCTGACGCGCTTCGGCCAGGACGTGGCGCTGGCGGTGCTGCCCCGGCTGCAGGACTACTTCGGCCTGCCGTATGCCTTCACCAAGGTGGACCAGGTGGGCATCCCGGACTTCGAGGCGGGCGCCATGGAGAACGCGGGCCTCATCACCTACCGCGAGGTGGCGCTGCTGTTGGACCCGGCCACCGCGCCGCTGTCCGTGCAGAAGCGCGTGGCGGAGGTGGTGACGCACGAGCTGGCGCACCAGTGGTTCGGCAACTGGGTCACCATGGTGTGGTGGGACGACCTGTGGCTCAACGAGGCCTTCGCCACGTGGATGGCGTTCAAGATCGTCGACCAGTGGAGGCCCGAGTGGCGCATGTGGCTGGACTTCGACTCGCACCGCGCCAGCGCGCTGCACCTGGACGCGCTCAAGTCCACGCACCCCATCCACGGCGCGGTCCACAACGCGGGCGAGGCCGGGGAGAGCTTCGACGCGATTACGTACGAGAAGGGCGGCGCGGTGCTGCGGATGATCGAGGGCTTCCTCGGCGAGGGGCCGTTCCGCGAGGGCATCCGCCTGTACATGCGCAAGCACGCGCGCGCCAACGCGGTGAAGGAGGACCTGTGGAACGCGCTGGGTGAGGCGGCGAAGCAGCCGGTGGAGGAGCTGGCCACCGCGTGGGTGGGCCAGAGCGGCTTCCCGCTGGTGAGCGCGAAGGTGGACGGGCGCGAGCTGTCGCTGTCGCAGCAGCGCTTCTATTCGGAGCCGGGCGTGGGGAGCGCGGAGAAGTGGCCGGTGCCCATGGTGCTGCGCTACGAGGACGCCTCGGGCGTGCACGAGCAGCGGGTGCTGCTGCGCGAACCCAAGGCCACGGTGAAGCTGGAGGGCTCCGGCGAGGTGAAGTGGCTGTGCGCCAACGCGGGCTCCACGGGCTTCTACCGCGTGGCGTACGACACGCCCGCGCTCCAGAAGCTGGCGGCGAACCTCCAGGCGCTGGCGCCCTCCGAGCGCATCTCCCTGCTGGCGGACCAGTGGGCGCTGGTGCGCGCCGGCAAGGCGTCCGTGGCGGACCTGCTCGACCTGGCGGCGCGCTTCGGGGACGAGGAGGACGACTCCGTCCTGGACGAGCTGGTGGGCCGGCTGGGCTACGTGGAGGGCCGGCTGGTGGAGGGCGAGGACCAGGCGCGGCTGCGCGCGTGGGTGGAGAAGCTGCTGGGCCCCGGCCTGAAGAAGCTGGGCTGGCAGGCGGCGGCGGGCGAGACGGACCGCGTGAAGCTGCGGCGCGCCGCGCTGGTGCGGGCGGTGGGCGGGCTGGCGCGAAGCCGGGAGGCATTGGCCGAGGCGAAGCCGCGCGTGGCGCGCATGCTCCAGGGCGAGCGCGACGCGCTGGAGCCCAACCTGCTGGACGCGGCGGTGGGCATGGTGGCGCGCGCGGGCGACGCGGCCCTCTTCGACACCATCCTGCAGAAGGTCCCCCGGGAGCCGGACCCGGCCACGCAGCGCCGGTACCTGATGGCGCTGACGGCCTTCGAGGAGCCGGCCCTGGCCCAGCGCGCGCAAGGGCTCTTGTTCTCGGACACGGTGAAGACGCAGGACGTGGCCAGCTTCGTGTCGGGCCTGATGGCCAACCGCACCGGCCGGGACGCGTGGTGGGCGCGGATGCGCGAGCAGTGGAAGGACGTGGTGGCGCGCACCGGCGGCGCGCCCATGCTGCTGCGCCGCATCGTGGAGGCGATGGGGCTATTGCGCACCCGCGAGCAGCTGGACCAGATGAAGGCGCTGCTCCAGGGGCACCCCATCCCGGAGGCCCAGCAAGCCACCGCGCAGACGTTGGAGCGGCTGGCGCAGGACGTCGCCCTGCGCGAGCGCTGTGGCCCCGAGGTCTCCGCCTGGCTGAAGAAGCAGCCGTGA